The proteins below come from a single Ktedonobacteraceae bacterium genomic window:
- a CDS encoding lysylphosphatidylglycerol synthase transmembrane domain-containing protein: MITSDKSSASEQNQPEDIEEKKSELLQSQEAGGDPEITRDQLSLGKRLLNWRTIIPLVIVIASLVYVVHKENIDPQQTWDTVRSANLLFYLVAFFVYYLSFPIRTVRWRMLLVNAGFTRANGIKLPGFFKLLEIIYLSFFANVVVPARLGELYRAYLLRQEAGVSATRTFGTVLAERLLDFIVLLLLFIPAAIISLHENIPTQLRFGLYATLALVMVGIVSLIALRLFRSHIGRIVPERFHGHYNHFQEGTLGSFKRVPALTGLTITVWSFEALRFFFVALSLHLFNGNIGQIFVASLFIALGESLLTIVPFTAGGVGLVEGGMLAMIALFHPNTLSLAAAAILLDRSISLFSILIFGFILFMVAFGRQTARQKKRINQSITVQKEPAVAQK; this comes from the coding sequence TTGATTACGTCTGATAAGAGTAGTGCATCTGAACAAAATCAGCCCGAAGATATAGAGGAAAAAAAGTCCGAACTTCTCCAGTCACAAGAGGCAGGCGGCGATCCGGAAATCACACGCGATCAGTTATCGCTGGGGAAGCGACTGTTGAACTGGCGTACAATCATCCCACTGGTTATCGTCATCGCTTCTCTCGTGTATGTTGTACATAAGGAAAACATTGATCCCCAGCAAACCTGGGATACAGTACGCTCGGCCAACCTTCTCTTCTACTTAGTAGCCTTTTTTGTCTACTACCTCTCGTTTCCCATCAGAACCGTGCGCTGGAGAATGCTGCTGGTAAATGCCGGCTTTACGCGTGCAAATGGCATTAAATTACCCGGCTTCTTCAAGCTTTTAGAGATCATTTATCTATCCTTCTTTGCCAATGTAGTTGTCCCTGCAAGGTTGGGTGAATTATATCGTGCCTATCTCTTACGGCAAGAGGCCGGAGTATCGGCAACACGCACATTTGGCACCGTATTGGCGGAACGCCTGCTTGATTTTATCGTCCTGCTGCTCCTCTTCATCCCGGCGGCCATCATCAGCCTGCACGAAAACATACCCACACAACTGCGCTTTGGATTGTATGCCACGCTGGCGCTGGTAATGGTCGGCATTGTAAGTTTGATCGCGCTGCGCCTGTTTCGTTCCCATATCGGAAGAATCGTGCCGGAGCGCTTCCATGGGCACTACAACCACTTCCAGGAGGGGACGCTCGGCTCATTTAAACGCGTACCCGCCCTGACAGGATTGACCATCACTGTATGGTCGTTCGAAGCGCTGCGTTTCTTCTTTGTCGCGCTGTCACTGCACCTGTTTAATGGCAATATTGGGCAGATCTTTGTCGCCTCGCTCTTCATCGCCCTTGGTGAGTCATTGCTCACCATCGTGCCTTTCACTGCCGGCGGCGTCGGACTGGTCGAAGGCGGCATGCTTGCCATGATCGCCCTCTTCCATCCCAACACCTTGAGCCTTGCCGCCGCGGCCATACTGCTTGATCGCTCAATTAGCCTCTTCAGCATCCTGATCTTTGGCTTCATCCTCTTCATGGTCGCCTTTGGTAGGCAAACAGCCAGGCAAAAGAAGCGGATCAACCAGAGCATAACTGTGCAAAAAGAACCAGCAGTTGCTCAAAAATAG
- a CDS encoding YafY family protein: MQKSERLMAITLLLHARGKMTARRLAEILGVSTRTIYRDVDTLSLAHVPVSMDYGPGGGYYLPDDYHFESAIFTREEAVSLVLSADMAGNYSLFADDDGLQRALLKLEAALPEEYRVDVKAARERILFDTSAWYESSTSSAVYLEEIRLAILGSCRLQVLYPQPCQPSSLEWMRVDPYGLVYKGLSRRHARTGIWYFVGFCHGCQDFHTYRVSFIEDLKVCEEKMERRADFDLRIYWQEARRHIEEQMQPVVLKLRVQAPARSALRGDYSVLDEEPDGSVVVHVNMESLEEAVSYALSLGSDARVLSPRQVREKIAATAQAIAALYD, translated from the coding sequence ATGCAAAAGTCTGAACGGTTGATGGCTATTACCTTGCTACTCCATGCGCGGGGCAAAATGACTGCCAGGCGCCTCGCCGAAATTCTGGGGGTCTCAACCCGCACCATTTATCGCGATGTAGATACGCTATCGCTAGCGCATGTGCCGGTGTCGATGGACTATGGGCCGGGCGGCGGCTACTATCTGCCCGACGACTACCATTTCGAGTCGGCAATTTTCACGCGTGAAGAGGCGGTTTCACTGGTACTGAGCGCAGATATGGCCGGAAATTACAGCCTCTTTGCTGATGATGACGGATTGCAACGCGCGCTTTTAAAATTGGAGGCGGCGCTGCCTGAAGAGTATCGTGTCGATGTAAAGGCGGCCAGGGAACGGATTCTGTTTGATACGTCCGCCTGGTATGAGAGTTCGACATCTTCTGCCGTCTATCTCGAGGAGATACGCCTGGCGATACTTGGTTCTTGCCGGCTGCAGGTGCTCTATCCGCAGCCGTGCCAACCTTCATCATTGGAATGGATGCGAGTCGATCCTTATGGGCTGGTTTACAAGGGGTTGTCGCGCCGACACGCGCGCACGGGCATCTGGTATTTTGTGGGCTTTTGTCATGGCTGCCAGGATTTTCATACGTACCGCGTGAGTTTCATCGAAGACTTGAAAGTGTGCGAGGAGAAGATGGAGCGACGGGCGGATTTCGACCTGCGAATTTACTGGCAGGAGGCCCGCAGGCATATTGAAGAGCAGATGCAGCCGGTTGTTTTAAAGCTGCGCGTTCAAGCCCCTGCGCGTTCCGCTTTGCGTGGTGACTACAGCGTATTGGATGAAGAGCCAGATGGAAGTGTGGTGGTGCATGTGAATATGGAATCGCTGGAAGAGGCGGTTTCATATGCGCTTTCATTGGGATCGGATGCCAGGGTGCTTAGTCCCAGGCAGGTGCGCGAAAAAATAGCCGCTACTGCGCAGGCAATAGCGGCTTTGTATGATTGA
- a CDS encoding ABC transporter ATP-binding protein — protein sequence MRIYMRIIALLRPHWLYSTGSVVCLGLATGFGLIVPWLLAWIIDRGFADGQIGPLLLAAGAILGTSALRGLFAYGQGYLSQAVSSLVGYDLRDQLYDHLQRLSFSFHDESETGQLMSRLTVDIEAVRNFIPLGLLRGLLAIVTFGAVSIILFRLDWRLALVTMLCVPVLAFLSFQVARRLRPIWLDVQNETGALGTVMQESLSGVRVVKAFARENFEIAKYEKKNLELRELNLSAMRLSAWNQPLMVLALNVITVLIVWIGGVATIGHQLSLGTLVAVTQYIFLLNTPVRTFGFMVTWFMRGLSGGTRIFSVMDTEPAIVDAPGALELQDIQGHVQFEHVSFAYGNGREVLHDINIDAQPGQIIAILGATGSGKSTILHLLPRFYDVTAGRILVDGHDVREVTQASLRRNIGLVLQDVFLFNATLRDNIAFGRFDATDEEIIAAAKIARIHDFAASLPDGYDTWVGERGVTLSGGQKQRVAIARTILLNPRILVLDDSTSSVDMETEYLIQQALDAVMRGRTSFVVASRVRTIKHADQIIVLEAGRIIERGTHETLLAQGGAYARLYDLQLREQEEFEARLLASSEDEEQREEEDQGAFEPGDLIPPTEERREVTR from the coding sequence TTGCGCATTTATATGCGTATCATCGCCCTGCTGCGACCCCACTGGCTCTACTCAACAGGTTCTGTTGTCTGCCTGGGCCTTGCAACCGGCTTTGGATTGATCGTCCCCTGGTTACTCGCGTGGATCATCGATAGAGGCTTCGCGGATGGACAAATCGGCCCCTTGCTGCTGGCCGCTGGCGCCATACTGGGAACCAGCGCCTTGCGTGGCCTCTTCGCCTATGGCCAGGGCTACCTCTCGCAGGCCGTATCAAGTCTCGTAGGCTATGACCTGCGTGACCAGTTGTATGACCACCTGCAAAGGCTCAGTTTCTCGTTCCATGACGAGTCAGAAACAGGACAGTTGATGTCGCGCCTCACCGTTGATATCGAGGCCGTGCGTAACTTTATCCCGCTCGGTTTGCTGCGCGGTCTGCTGGCAATAGTGACCTTCGGCGCCGTCAGCATCATCCTGTTCCGGCTTGACTGGCGCCTGGCCCTGGTCACAATGCTCTGCGTACCAGTCCTGGCGTTTCTCTCCTTCCAGGTTGCCCGCCGCCTGCGACCAATCTGGCTGGATGTGCAAAACGAAACCGGCGCGTTAGGTACTGTCATGCAGGAAAGCCTCAGCGGTGTGCGAGTCGTCAAAGCCTTCGCGCGTGAAAATTTCGAAATAGCGAAATATGAAAAGAAAAATCTTGAACTACGCGAACTTAATTTGAGCGCTATGCGGCTCTCGGCCTGGAATCAGCCATTAATGGTGCTCGCACTCAATGTCATCACTGTATTGATTGTCTGGATCGGCGGCGTTGCTACCATCGGCCATCAACTCAGCCTCGGCACGCTGGTAGCCGTCACACAATACATTTTTCTGTTGAACACGCCTGTACGCACCTTCGGCTTCATGGTCACCTGGTTCATGCGCGGCCTCTCCGGCGGCACGCGCATCTTCAGCGTCATGGATACTGAACCCGCCATTGTTGATGCTCCAGGCGCGCTGGAACTACAAGATATACAGGGTCACGTACAATTTGAGCATGTCTCTTTCGCCTATGGCAACGGTCGAGAAGTGCTGCACGATATCAATATTGATGCGCAGCCCGGTCAGATCATCGCTATTCTGGGTGCCACAGGCTCTGGGAAAAGTACGATTCTGCACCTGCTGCCCCGCTTTTATGACGTAACCGCCGGCCGTATCCTGGTCGATGGACACGATGTGCGCGAGGTAACGCAGGCCTCCCTGCGCCGCAATATCGGCCTGGTCTTGCAGGACGTCTTCCTTTTCAACGCCACCCTGCGCGACAACATCGCCTTTGGCCGTTTCGATGCCACGGACGAGGAGATCATCGCGGCGGCAAAGATTGCCCGCATCCACGATTTCGCCGCCAGCCTGCCCGATGGCTACGACACCTGGGTCGGCGAGCGCGGCGTCACGCTTTCAGGCGGCCAGAAGCAGCGCGTCGCCATCGCCCGTACCATTCTCCTGAACCCTCGTATCCTCGTCCTCGACGATTCGACCTCCAGCGTCGATATGGAGACCGAGTATCTGATCCAGCAGGCCCTGGATGCCGTCATGCGCGGGCGCACCTCGTTTGTCGTCGCCTCTCGCGTGCGCACCATCAAGCATGCCGACCAGATCATCGTGCTCGAAGCAGGCAGAATCATTGAACGCGGCACCCACGAGACCCTGTTAGCGCAAGGTGGAGCTTATGCCAGATTATACGACTTGCAGCTGCGCGAGCAGGAAGAGTTTGAAGCACGCTTGTTAGCCTCCTCAGAGGATGAGGAACAGCGCGAGGAGGAAGATCAGGGTGCATTTGAACCCGGCGATCTCATACCCCCAACTGAGGAGCGAAGGGAGGTCACGCGATGA
- a CDS encoding ABC transporter ATP-binding protein, translating to MKLKTYTSYRQSKFWQENTLERSDENISGNFEWNLIARFAPYVARHKRATIASVLLMLVYTALNLANPYLIGVAIDKFIGHNDLRGLAIIGIVLLLVNVAMWQAQYWQVWFMSWAGQQVLYRLSSDMFVHLQKLSLGFYDRTQVGRVMSRLQSDIDVLESMLSSGLLSMLGSLVALVGIIAAMLAMNALMALLAFTVLPVMIGIAAFWQRFAQRSFRRTRAAISMVNATLQENISGMRVIQSLVREDRNRAEFDELNSYNRDTNLEASRVAALVLPLVEVVAALAIALTVVYGGIQIAHGALTVGTLVAFTLYINRFFDPIRDISQQYTQLQRAGVAAERIFQILDMPVEIVDRPGAQDLPQIKGDVEFRHVKFGYIRDLPVLHDLNLHIKAGQTVAIVGPTGAGKSTIAGLIARFYDIQSGAILIDGHDIRDVTQRSLRSQIGVVLQEPFLFTGTIRDNIRYGRLEATDQEVMEAAQAVGVHDLIIQLPEGYDTIIRERGRNLSVGQRQLISFARALLADPRILILDEATANIDTFTEVLVQQGLRRLLHGRTALVIAHRLSTIKGADNIVVLQNGRIVEQGTHAELLQLDGMYASLYAMGFRHTMSETK from the coding sequence ATGAAGCTCAAAACCTACACTTCTTACCGTCAAAGCAAATTCTGGCAGGAGAATACGCTCGAAAGGTCAGACGAGAACATCTCAGGCAACTTCGAGTGGAATCTCATCGCGCGCTTCGCCCCATACGTTGCGCGCCACAAACGCGCAACAATCGCCAGCGTCCTCTTAATGCTGGTGTACACGGCGCTCAACCTGGCAAATCCCTACCTGATCGGCGTGGCTATCGACAAATTCATTGGCCACAACGATTTAAGGGGCCTGGCCATCATCGGCATTGTTCTGCTGCTGGTCAATGTTGCCATGTGGCAGGCGCAATACTGGCAGGTCTGGTTTATGTCATGGGCCGGGCAGCAGGTACTCTATCGTCTCAGCTCCGATATGTTCGTGCATCTGCAAAAACTCTCGCTGGGCTTCTATGATCGCACGCAGGTCGGGCGTGTCATGTCGCGCCTGCAAAGCGACATCGATGTGCTGGAGTCGATGCTGAGTTCGGGATTGCTCTCCATGCTTGGCTCGTTGGTAGCGTTGGTCGGCATCATCGCGGCAATGCTGGCGATGAACGCCCTCATGGCATTGCTCGCCTTTACAGTATTGCCCGTCATGATCGGTATCGCCGCCTTCTGGCAGCGTTTTGCCCAACGTTCCTTCCGCCGCACGCGCGCTGCCATCTCCATGGTCAACGCTACCTTGCAGGAGAACATCTCCGGTATGCGCGTGATCCAGAGCCTGGTGCGCGAAGACCGCAACCGCGCGGAATTCGACGAACTCAACTCCTATAACCGCGATACCAATCTCGAAGCCAGCCGTGTTGCCGCGCTCGTGTTGCCGCTCGTCGAAGTCGTAGCAGCTCTGGCAATCGCCCTCACCGTCGTCTACGGTGGCATACAAATAGCGCATGGAGCGCTCACCGTCGGTACGCTCGTCGCTTTCACGCTCTACATCAACCGTTTCTTTGATCCCATTCGTGATATCAGCCAGCAGTACACTCAGTTGCAGCGTGCCGGTGTCGCGGCAGAGCGCATTTTCCAGATTCTGGATATGCCCGTCGAAATTGTAGATAGGCCCGGTGCGCAAGACCTGCCACAGATAAAAGGCGATGTCGAGTTCCGCCACGTCAAATTTGGCTATATTCGTGATTTGCCTGTACTGCATGATCTGAACCTGCACATCAAGGCCGGCCAGACCGTCGCTATTGTAGGACCTACGGGCGCTGGCAAAAGCACCATCGCCGGACTCATAGCCCGTTTCTACGACATACAATCCGGTGCCATCTTGATCGATGGTCACGACATTCGCGACGTAACGCAGCGTTCCCTCCGCAGCCAGATCGGCGTAGTATTGCAGGAGCCATTCCTCTTCACCGGCACCATTCGCGACAACATCCGCTATGGTCGCCTCGAAGCCACCGACCAGGAGGTCATGGAAGCCGCTCAAGCCGTCGGCGTACACGATCTTATCATCCAGCTTCCAGAAGGATACGATACCATTATTCGCGAGCGCGGGCGCAATCTCAGTGTAGGCCAGCGCCAGCTGATTTCATTCGCGCGCGCCCTACTCGCCGACCCGCGCATCCTGATCCTGGATGAAGCCACCGCCAACATCGACACCTTTACCGAGGTGCTGGTGCAGCAGGGCCTGCGCCGTCTCCTCCATGGCCGCACCGCCCTGGTAATCGCGCACCGCCTCTCGACCATCAAAGGCGCGGACAATATCGTCGTACTCCAAAATGGTCGCATCGTTGAGCAGGGCACGCACGCAGAGCTGCTACAACTCGACGGCATGTACGCTTCCTTATACGCCATGGGCTTCCGGCATACAATGAGCGAGACGAAGTGA
- a CDS encoding FtsX-like permease family protein has product MARPTNRLLRRGGLTAPLPILTLALWQLRQTWRLLLVTGAGIIVAVVLVCAVPLYAQVAMSAGLRNTLGSSSTGPYVIVHGTAGTLSRQSIQNVGQQLDQVIHKYLEQYIDAPQQFSVQNSLVHLVRTTGLGGKILLTPSHDQVALIGSSMPQAASHVKIVQGHLPQALSQRIEVAVTPQTASILHATLGSTIYVQLGFYIYLPQATTGQRILINLPLYIVGLFTLPERNDPFWHGETFQAGPLSLPSGSGEPPTRYPVLVSNDNYLSVLDRTLSTNIPANAIAFPAILNTPLELFWYYPLDASRFDVNKLNDLANSLIIALDNLSSRSVDPPFVGRTSAIGPLDVITNYRNRIAVVRIPLMSLAYLIGALVLFFVSLMTGLLVDCQSEAIALLRSRGASRSQIFASLMMQCIAVGLIALIVGPLLAIASTRFLALGTLTLPDQGAINLVTNNVAQVAWGLRWSALVTVGAGVLAMIISIGQAIRVGALALRRESARSTYRPLWQRMRLDVMAAIIALVAYGFSLYVTDAGVLDTRVSVLVLPAVTVEGALFLLLGGVLLMSRLFPLVLHLASWLASRCRGATSMLALAQMARTPRQMLRITMLLALAIAFSIFTLSFTASQAQRIPDLAAYEVGSDFSGAFQLDSFASFDSWIQQEAVYRHIPGVTSATIGYVNFIPASQNTINVDLRAVDAATYAQTTIWMAHDSPQSVTSLMAQLIAHRAMANSGNAVPAIIDAAMQNLLRLSIGSHFTINNVNDPVNMVVIAEVDHIPTVNDTTEVGGTSDTASFGGVLVDYASYDSYSKKVNSVGITATNIWLRTRNDAASLASVRAALSKGMMQLESINDRRAIIENLNTDPLYLALIGVLIIAATTALLLAVVGNLVLSWLSARSRLGNFAIMRALGSTPRQVTGVLIWEQSIVYATAIVPGVAFGVLFSIIALPALVFTSVVTTSGSGPLSAGQFYIMQDVPPVQVVLPISLISIALGILLVICVIALGIMVRVVSRSSVGQALRLSED; this is encoded by the coding sequence ATGGCACGTCCAACTAACCGGTTGCTGCGCCGTGGTGGCTTAACCGCACCACTCCCGATTCTGACATTGGCGCTCTGGCAGTTGCGTCAGACATGGCGCTTACTCCTCGTCACCGGGGCAGGTATCATCGTCGCAGTCGTGCTTGTCTGTGCGGTGCCACTTTATGCACAAGTTGCTATGAGTGCGGGTCTACGCAACACACTCGGCTCATCATCAACCGGGCCGTATGTCATTGTACATGGTACTGCCGGAACGCTCTCCCGGCAATCGATCCAGAACGTTGGACAGCAACTCGACCAGGTCATACACAAATACCTGGAGCAATATATCGATGCTCCCCAACAATTTTCCGTCCAGAATTCCCTTGTGCATCTCGTGCGGACGACCGGCCTGGGAGGGAAGATTCTATTGACTCCCTCACATGACCAGGTAGCGCTGATAGGCTCTTCAATGCCGCAAGCTGCATCTCATGTAAAAATTGTGCAGGGGCATCTTCCTCAGGCGCTTTCTCAACGCATCGAGGTCGCTGTCACGCCGCAGACCGCTTCCATCCTGCATGCCACACTGGGATCAACTATTTACGTGCAGCTCGGCTTTTACATATATCTACCACAAGCCACAACCGGGCAAAGGATCCTGATCAACCTGCCCTTATACATCGTTGGTCTCTTCACTCTTCCAGAGAGGAATGACCCGTTCTGGCATGGTGAAACCTTTCAAGCCGGGCCGCTTTCGCTGCCATCGGGATCAGGGGAGCCTCCAACACGCTATCCGGTACTCGTCTCCAACGATAATTACCTCTCTGTGCTGGATCGCACGTTGAGTACAAATATACCGGCGAATGCGATCGCATTCCCGGCGATCCTCAATACACCACTCGAATTATTTTGGTATTATCCGCTCGACGCCTCACGCTTTGATGTCAATAAGCTAAATGACCTGGCCAATAGCCTCATTATTGCGCTGGATAACCTCTCGAGCAGGTCGGTCGATCCTCCTTTTGTAGGCAGGACCTCGGCCATTGGCCCTCTCGATGTAATAACAAACTACCGTAACCGCATTGCAGTAGTGCGCATACCCCTGATGAGTCTTGCCTATCTGATTGGTGCCCTGGTGTTGTTCTTTGTCAGCTTGATGACTGGCCTGCTAGTAGATTGCCAGTCGGAGGCCATTGCGTTGCTACGCAGTCGCGGAGCCAGCCGTAGCCAAATCTTCGCCTCATTAATGATGCAGTGCATAGCTGTGGGCTTGATTGCACTCATTGTGGGGCCTCTGCTGGCAATTGCTTCCACCCGATTCCTGGCGTTGGGTACACTGACCTTGCCCGATCAAGGCGCGATCAACCTGGTTACGAATAATGTGGCACAGGTAGCGTGGGGACTGCGCTGGTCGGCCCTGGTGACGGTAGGAGCTGGTGTACTCGCCATGATCATTTCGATTGGGCAGGCTATTCGCGTGGGTGCGCTGGCTCTGCGCCGCGAGTCTGCTCGCTCGACGTATCGACCTCTCTGGCAGCGCATGCGCCTGGATGTCATGGCAGCTATAATCGCGCTGGTTGCCTATGGCTTCTCGTTGTATGTGACAGATGCGGGCGTGCTTGATACGCGCGTGAGTGTGCTGGTATTGCCAGCAGTAACTGTAGAGGGGGCGCTCTTCTTGTTATTGGGGGGTGTGCTGCTCATGTCGCGGCTTTTCCCACTCGTCTTGCACCTTGCTTCATGGTTAGCCTCGCGCTGCCGCGGTGCCACATCCATGCTGGCACTGGCACAGATGGCCCGTACGCCGCGCCAAATGCTGCGCATAACTATGCTGCTAGCACTCGCCATCGCTTTCAGCATCTTTACCCTATCGTTCACCGCTTCGCAGGCGCAGCGCATTCCTGACCTGGCGGCCTACGAGGTAGGGTCTGATTTCAGCGGAGCGTTCCAGTTAGACAGCTTCGCCAGCTTTGATTCCTGGATACAACAGGAGGCTGTGTACCGTCACATTCCAGGAGTCACCTCGGCTACCATCGGCTATGTCAACTTTATACCAGCCTCGCAGAATACGATAAATGTGGACCTGCGAGCAGTGGATGCTGCTACCTATGCCCAGACTACAATCTGGATGGCCCACGACTCGCCGCAATCCGTTACATCACTCATGGCGCAACTGATAGCGCATCGAGCTATGGCAAATTCAGGCAACGCAGTTCCGGCCATTATTGATGCCGCGATGCAGAACCTGTTGCGCCTATCGATTGGTTCGCATTTCACCATAAACAACGTGAATGACCCGGTCAACATGGTAGTGATTGCCGAGGTTGACCATATTCCAACAGTAAATGATACCACCGAAGTCGGCGGAACGAGCGATACTGCCTCCTTTGGCGGCGTGCTGGTGGACTACGCGAGCTATGACAGCTATTCAAAGAAAGTCAATAGCGTGGGTATCACAGCAACCAACATATGGCTGCGGACACGTAATGACGCTGCATCGCTGGCAAGTGTACGAGCAGCTCTGAGTAAGGGAATGATGCAATTGGAGAGCATCAACGACCGCCGCGCCATCATCGAAAATCTGAATACCGACCCGCTCTATTTAGCGCTCATAGGTGTGCTGATCATAGCAGCAACAACAGCATTACTATTGGCTGTTGTAGGCAATCTGGTGCTTTCATGGCTGAGTGCGCGCAGCCGCCTGGGGAACTTTGCCATCATGCGTGCCCTGGGCAGTACACCACGCCAGGTAACAGGCGTACTGATTTGGGAGCAAAGCATCGTCTATGCCACAGCCATCGTACCAGGTGTTGCTTTTGGTGTACTCTTTTCTATAATAGCCTTGCCCGCCTTAGTTTTCACGAGTGTTGTTACCACCAGCGGTAGCGGTCCGCTCAGCGCAGGACAGTTTTACATCATGCAGGATGTGCCACCGGTACAAGTGGTGCTACCCATCTCGCTAATAAGTATAGCCCTGGGAATTCTTCTAGTTATATGTGTAATTGCCCTTGGTATAATGGTGCGCGTCGTCTCACGTTCATCCGTTGGCCAGGCATTGCGACTGAGCGAGGATTAG
- a CDS encoding homoserine dehydrogenase, with translation MKHVRLVLIGFGVVGQGFARLLSDKQYLLRQQYDLDITLVGVANARHGFMYREDGLDLETLLALAASKQPLMSYPGIVQWTNPLEGLRAIDADVLVEATPTNLRDAEPGMSHIRAALSQGMHVVTANKGPAALAGLELLELARQHAVQLRMEASVMAGTPVLSTICEGMAGARVQSIRGILNGTTNYILSAMATGRDYAEVLADAQARGYAETDPTADVEGYDAAAKTLILAALVFGRSLKPGEVARQGITTITHEQVRHATEQGQRIKLVASLRLLTNENGKANSLEACVEPVALPLSDPLARVDGVMNAISIQTDTLSEVTIIGPGAGAMQTGQGLLADVIACARA, from the coding sequence ATGAAACATGTGCGACTCGTCTTGATAGGTTTTGGCGTTGTGGGCCAGGGATTTGCCCGTTTGCTCTCCGACAAACAATATCTGCTGAGGCAGCAATATGATCTTGATATTACTCTTGTGGGTGTGGCAAATGCTCGTCACGGCTTTATGTATCGGGAAGATGGGCTGGATTTAGAAACGTTGCTGGCACTTGCAGCCTCGAAGCAACCATTGATGAGCTATCCAGGAATCGTGCAGTGGACGAACCCATTAGAGGGACTGCGTGCCATAGATGCGGATGTGCTGGTGGAGGCAACGCCTACTAATTTGCGGGACGCGGAACCGGGCATGAGCCATATACGGGCCGCGCTATCACAGGGGATGCATGTGGTGACCGCGAACAAGGGGCCTGCTGCGCTCGCTGGCCTTGAACTGCTTGAATTGGCACGCCAGCATGCCGTGCAACTGCGTATGGAAGCGTCGGTGATGGCGGGTACACCGGTTCTGAGTACGATATGTGAAGGTATGGCAGGCGCACGGGTGCAATCCATTCGGGGTATCCTCAATGGCACGACGAACTATATTTTGAGCGCGATGGCAACGGGCCGGGATTACGCCGAGGTTCTGGCGGACGCGCAGGCACGGGGATACGCTGAGACAGACCCTACTGCCGATGTCGAGGGGTATGATGCCGCGGCCAAGACGCTTATTCTGGCGGCGCTTGTATTCGGGCGCTCGCTCAAGCCCGGTGAGGTCGCGCGGCAGGGCATTACCACGATTACGCACGAGCAGGTGCGGCATGCCACGGAACAGGGACAAAGAATTAAGCTGGTGGCTTCGTTACGCCTGCTTACTAATGAGAATGGCAAGGCAAATTCCCTGGAGGCCTGCGTTGAGCCGGTTGCTTTGCCTTTGAGCGATCCGCTTGCCCGCGTTGATGGTGTGATGAATGCGATCTCGATCCAGACCGATACGCTTTCAGAGGTGACGATTATTGGACCGGGCGCAGGGGCTATGCAGACGGGACAGGGATTGCTGGCGGATGTGATTGCGTGCGCAAGAGCGTAA